A stretch of the Arthrobacter stackebrandtii genome encodes the following:
- a CDS encoding peroxiredoxin, which translates to MKLDEKVPDFSLPDQHGKVRTLKELTADGPLVVFFYPLAGSGGCTKEACHFRDLQAEFAAAGASIVGISTDSEAKQLEFATKNSFNYPLLSDRKGEVADLFGVRRRLLAKSLPTKRATFIVDRDAILRFAVSSETNMDLHADQALAALEAMN; encoded by the coding sequence ATGAAGCTTGATGAGAAAGTCCCTGATTTTTCACTGCCCGACCAGCACGGGAAAGTACGCACCCTAAAGGAACTGACCGCCGACGGGCCGCTCGTGGTCTTCTTCTACCCGCTGGCCGGCAGCGGCGGCTGCACCAAGGAAGCCTGCCACTTCCGGGACCTGCAGGCGGAATTTGCCGCTGCCGGCGCCTCCATCGTGGGCATCAGCACCGACTCCGAAGCCAAGCAACTGGAGTTCGCCACGAAGAACAGCTTCAACTATCCACTCTTGAGCGACAGGAAAGGCGAGGTCGCAGATCTCTTTGGCGTCCGGCGTCGGCTGCTGGCAAAATCCCTGCCCACCAAGCGGGCCACCTTCATTGTTGACAGGGACGCCATCCTGCGTTTCGCGGTGTCAAGCGAAACCAACATGGACCTGCACGCCGACCAGGCGCTGGCGGCGCTGGAGGCCATGAACTAG
- a CDS encoding type B 50S ribosomal protein L31: MKQNTHPKYEAIVFNDLASGTKFLTRSTATSSKTIEWEDGNTYPVIDVEISSESHPFYTGKQRIMDSAGRVERFNARFAGFGKK; encoded by the coding sequence GTGAAGCAGAACACCCACCCCAAGTACGAAGCCATCGTTTTCAACGACCTCGCTTCCGGCACCAAGTTCCTGACGCGCTCCACCGCCACGTCCAGCAAGACCATTGAATGGGAAGACGGCAACACCTACCCCGTCATCGACGTGGAAATCTCCTCAGAGTCGCACCCGTTCTACACCGGCAAGCAGCGCATCATGGACAGCGCCGGCCGTGTCGAGCGCTTCAACGCACGCTTCGCAGGTTTCGGCAAGAAGTAA
- a CDS encoding DUF3099 domain-containing protein codes for MKDQSATPKFGAGRRSKYRHGASDAPVQSITNATVAHSDDMRHRMVQYSVTMGIRMVCLAAIFVFDGWFKLVPIVGAVVLPWVAVMIANGGADVSHQNDVELLDEAPMYAIGAADVPSDDGGSSPGDILTGEIVPDTDHDEPAAKAPRQDADIPAPEEPRRGQAEHEQEKHHEHL; via the coding sequence ATGAAAGACCAATCAGCTACGCCGAAGTTCGGTGCGGGCAGGCGCAGCAAGTACCGTCATGGCGCCTCCGATGCCCCCGTTCAGTCCATTACCAACGCCACCGTGGCCCACAGCGACGACATGCGCCACCGCATGGTGCAGTACTCCGTCACAATGGGCATCCGCATGGTGTGCCTTGCCGCCATTTTTGTCTTCGATGGCTGGTTCAAGCTTGTCCCGATAGTCGGCGCCGTGGTGCTGCCTTGGGTGGCCGTCATGATTGCCAACGGCGGAGCGGATGTCTCCCACCAGAACGATGTCGAGCTGCTCGACGAGGCCCCCATGTACGCCATTGGCGCCGCTGACGTGCCCTCGGACGACGGCGGGTCCTCCCCCGGCGACATCCTCACCGGCGAGATTGTCCCCGACACAGACCATGACGAACCGGCTGCGAAAGCCCCGCGGCAGGATGCGGACATTCCGGCCCCGGAGGAACCACGCCGGGGCCAGGCAGAACATGAGCAGGAGAAGCACCATGAGCATCTTTGA
- a CDS encoding sulfite exporter TauE/SafE family protein — MNALESLFILLGGLWAGTINTVVGSGTLVTFPILIALGVAPVMAVVSNAMGLIAGGISGTWGYRRELRGMRHNLVRLMPASILGGITGAYLLLHLPESVFSVVAPVLIVLALALVIFQPKLQQAIKVRRENAPAARSHDLAMVVLVYLAGVYGGYFVAAQGVLLVAILGIFMSGTLQNANAVKNVLSLSVNVIAAISYLLFAPEMIIWQIVGLIAVSSLAGGFIGARIGRKLPPVVLRSVIVVLGLVALFFMIQKLVAA; from the coding sequence GTGAACGCGCTCGAATCCCTCTTCATCCTGCTCGGCGGGCTGTGGGCCGGCACCATCAACACCGTGGTGGGTTCGGGCACGCTGGTCACCTTCCCCATCCTGATCGCCCTGGGCGTGGCCCCGGTCATGGCCGTGGTCAGCAACGCCATGGGCCTGATCGCAGGCGGCATTTCGGGAACGTGGGGGTACCGGCGCGAACTGCGCGGGATGCGCCACAACCTGGTGCGGCTCATGCCGGCGTCCATCCTGGGCGGCATCACCGGAGCGTACCTGCTGCTGCACCTGCCGGAATCAGTTTTTTCCGTGGTGGCGCCGGTGCTGATCGTGCTGGCGCTTGCGCTGGTCATATTCCAGCCGAAGCTGCAGCAGGCCATCAAGGTGCGGCGTGAAAATGCGCCGGCCGCCCGCTCGCACGACCTCGCGATGGTGGTGCTCGTGTACCTGGCCGGTGTTTACGGCGGCTACTTCGTGGCGGCCCAGGGAGTGCTCCTCGTGGCCATCCTGGGCATCTTCATGTCCGGCACGCTGCAAAACGCCAACGCCGTCAAGAACGTCCTGTCCCTGAGCGTCAACGTCATTGCCGCCATCTCCTACCTCCTTTTTGCCCCCGAAATGATCATCTGGCAAATTGTGGGCTTGATTGCCGTCAGCTCCCTCGCCGGCGGTTTCATCGGAGCCCGGATCGGGCGGAAGCTGCCGCCCGTGGTGCTACGCAGCGTCATCGTGGTGCTGGGACTCGTCGCACTTTTCTTCATGATCCAGAAACTGGTTGCCGCATGA
- the serB gene encoding phosphoserine phosphatase SerB has protein sequence MPSTLTAVSYGQTLSPAALDKVRTVLADHGYRIASERVENHPGFDAAILELGSLNPSGTSEAQYAARLTRLRTALADAAEDGVSTAVVPDSLRQAGRKFIIMDVDSTLIQQEVIELLAAHAGTEAEVAKVTEAAMRGELDFAESLHHRVATLAGLPESVLAEVGAKIKMSVGAERLVTEAKAAGHVVCAVSGGFSQILAPLAERLGLDHALANDLEIIDGVLTGKVSGAVVDRAAKAVQLRAWSAEAGISETATMALGDGANDLDMMAAAALGVAFNAKPAVRAVADAQINIPNLDVALALANI, from the coding sequence ATGCCCTCCACACTTACCGCAGTCAGCTATGGCCAAACACTCTCCCCCGCAGCCCTCGACAAGGTGCGTACAGTCCTGGCCGACCACGGCTACAGGATCGCCTCGGAGCGTGTGGAGAACCACCCCGGCTTCGATGCCGCAATCCTTGAGCTGGGCTCACTGAACCCCAGCGGTACCAGCGAGGCCCAGTATGCGGCCCGCCTGACCCGGCTCCGCACAGCACTGGCAGATGCAGCGGAAGATGGCGTCAGCACCGCCGTCGTGCCGGACTCCCTGCGGCAGGCGGGGCGCAAGTTCATCATCATGGACGTGGATTCGACGCTGATCCAGCAGGAAGTCATCGAACTGCTGGCGGCCCACGCCGGGACAGAGGCCGAAGTGGCCAAGGTCACAGAGGCGGCCATGCGCGGGGAACTGGACTTTGCCGAAAGCCTGCACCACCGCGTGGCAACGCTGGCGGGGCTGCCTGAAAGCGTCCTTGCCGAGGTGGGCGCCAAGATCAAGATGTCGGTCGGGGCCGAGCGGCTCGTCACCGAGGCGAAGGCGGCCGGGCACGTGGTGTGCGCGGTGTCGGGCGGCTTCTCGCAGATCCTGGCGCCGCTGGCCGAGCGGCTGGGCCTGGACCATGCACTGGCGAACGACCTTGAAATTATTGACGGCGTACTGACCGGCAAGGTCAGCGGGGCTGTGGTGGACAGGGCCGCGAAGGCCGTGCAGCTGCGAGCCTGGAGCGCCGAGGCCGGCATTTCCGAAACGGCCACGATGGCCCTCGGCGACGGCGCCAACGACCTCGACATGATGGCCGCCGCCGCACTGGGCGTGGCCTTCAACGCCAAGCCTGCAGTACGGGCCGTGGCCGACGCCCAGATCAACATCCCCAACCTTGACGTGGCGCTGGCCCTGGCGAACATCTAG
- a CDS encoding ABC transporter ATP-binding protein, protein MSEVLGLAGVSVVRGTKTLLNNIDWRVTEGERWVVLGPNGAGKSTLLQIAGARMHPTRGVAGILDEVMGAVDVFELRPRIGLASAALAHQIPEHEKVLNVVVTASYGVTGRWREDYERDDERRAFGLLEEWGVSTFFNRPFASLSDGERKRVQIARALMSDPELLLLDEPGAGLDLAGREGLVKRLSELAADPFAPSTVLVTHHLEEIPPGFTHALLLRDGGVVAQGPIADVLTEENLSATFGLPLSVSSTAGRYTATARN, encoded by the coding sequence ATGAGTGAAGTTTTGGGTTTGGCCGGTGTCAGCGTAGTCCGCGGCACCAAAACACTGTTGAACAACATCGACTGGCGCGTCACCGAAGGCGAACGCTGGGTGGTCCTTGGCCCCAACGGCGCCGGCAAGTCCACGCTGCTGCAGATCGCCGGTGCCCGCATGCACCCCACCCGCGGCGTGGCCGGCATTCTCGACGAGGTCATGGGCGCCGTGGACGTCTTTGAACTGCGCCCCCGCATCGGCCTGGCCTCCGCCGCCCTGGCCCACCAGATCCCCGAGCACGAAAAGGTGCTCAACGTGGTGGTCACCGCCTCCTACGGGGTCACAGGGCGCTGGCGCGAGGACTATGAGCGCGACGACGAGCGCCGCGCCTTTGGCCTGCTGGAGGAGTGGGGTGTGTCCACGTTCTTCAACCGCCCCTTCGCTTCCTTGAGCGACGGCGAACGCAAGCGGGTGCAGATCGCCCGGGCCCTCATGAGCGACCCCGAACTGCTGCTCCTGGACGAGCCCGGTGCCGGGCTGGACCTGGCCGGCCGCGAAGGCCTGGTCAAGCGCCTGAGCGAGCTCGCCGCGGACCCCTTCGCGCCCAGCACGGTCCTGGTCACCCACCACCTGGAGGAAATCCCGCCGGGATTCACCCACGCACTCCTGCTGCGCGACGGCGGCGTCGTGGCCCAGGGCCCCATCGCGGACGTCCTGACGGAGGAAAACCTCTCCGCCACCTTCGGCCTGCCCCTGTCAGTCTCAAGCACCGCGGGCCGGTACACGGCCACGGCACGCAACTAG
- a CDS encoding TrmH family RNA methyltransferase: MIIHLESANDPRVSDYVSLTDVQLRKAKEPAEGLYIAESPKVVRRALAAGHSPRSFFVSEKRLPEVQDVLDAHPGIPAYVGTAAMLEDITGINLHRGAMASMHRPAPVPVEALLVGARRVAVLENISDHTNIGAIFRSAAALGIDAVLISPSCGDPLYRRSIRVSMGTVFAIPWARLENLPAGLELLHGAGFATAALALEEDSLTIHELAARNEDKLALILGSEGYGLSRETLDTAQNTVMIPMYAGVDSLNVAAASAVAFFATDPRR, encoded by the coding sequence ATGATCATCCACCTCGAATCTGCCAACGACCCCCGCGTCAGCGACTACGTCTCACTGACCGACGTCCAGCTGCGCAAGGCCAAGGAGCCCGCCGAGGGGCTGTACATCGCCGAAAGCCCCAAGGTGGTGCGCCGTGCCCTCGCCGCCGGACACAGCCCACGCTCCTTCTTTGTCTCGGAGAAGCGGCTGCCGGAAGTCCAGGACGTCCTTGACGCCCACCCCGGCATCCCCGCCTACGTGGGCACCGCCGCCATGCTCGAGGACATCACCGGCATCAACCTGCACCGCGGCGCCATGGCATCCATGCACCGCCCCGCGCCCGTTCCCGTTGAGGCGCTGCTGGTCGGGGCCCGCCGGGTGGCCGTGCTGGAAAACATCAGCGACCACACCAACATCGGCGCCATCTTCCGCTCCGCAGCAGCCCTGGGCATCGACGCCGTCCTCATCAGCCCCAGCTGCGGGGACCCCCTCTACCGTCGCAGCATCCGCGTCAGCATGGGCACCGTGTTCGCGATTCCCTGGGCCAGGCTTGAGAACCTCCCTGCTGGTTTGGAGCTGCTGCACGGCGCAGGATTTGCGACGGCGGCCCTCGCCCTGGAAGAGGATTCGCTCACCATCCATGAGCTCGCGGCGCGCAACGAGGACAAGCTCGCGCTCATCCTTGGCAGTGAGGGCTACGGCCTGAGCCGGGAGACCTTGGACACGGCACAAAACACCGTCATGATCCCGATGTACGCGGGAGTTGATTCGCTCAACGTCGCCGCTGCCAGCGCGGTGGCATTCTTCGCCACGGACCCGCGCCGCTGA
- a CDS encoding SDR family oxidoreductase, whose protein sequence is MGKLDGKTAIVTGSSRGVGADVAKFLAAEGAAVVVNYRQKAPRANKVVAQIQEAGGRAVAVGADLTTQEGVQALVSAALENFGSLDLVVLNASGGMESGMAPDYALQLNRDAQVNLLNAAMPVLPAGARVVFVTSHQAHFIETVPTMPEYEPVAKSKRAGEDALRALIPNLAAEDISLVVVSGDMIEGTVTATLLDRANPGAIEARRAEAGRLYSVAEFAEEIAKMATADVPSGHTEYVGGADYFK, encoded by the coding sequence ATGGGAAAGCTTGATGGAAAGACAGCCATTGTTACCGGCTCCTCACGCGGCGTGGGCGCCGACGTGGCCAAGTTCCTGGCCGCAGAAGGCGCCGCCGTGGTGGTCAACTACCGGCAGAAGGCACCGCGCGCCAACAAGGTCGTGGCCCAGATCCAGGAGGCAGGCGGCCGCGCCGTCGCCGTGGGCGCGGACCTGACCACCCAGGAAGGCGTGCAGGCCCTGGTCAGTGCGGCCCTGGAGAACTTTGGCTCCCTGGACCTGGTGGTCCTGAACGCCTCGGGCGGCATGGAAAGCGGCATGGCCCCGGACTATGCCCTGCAGCTCAACCGCGACGCCCAGGTCAACCTGCTCAACGCCGCCATGCCGGTGCTGCCGGCCGGTGCGCGCGTGGTGTTTGTCACCAGCCACCAGGCGCACTTCATTGAAACCGTGCCCACCATGCCCGAGTACGAGCCCGTTGCCAAGAGCAAGCGTGCCGGCGAGGACGCCCTGCGCGCCCTGATCCCGAACTTGGCCGCCGAGGACATCTCGCTCGTCGTCGTCTCCGGCGACATGATCGAGGGCACCGTCACGGCCACCCTGCTGGACCGTGCCAACCCGGGCGCCATCGAAGCCCGCCGTGCCGAGGCCGGCCGGCTGTACTCCGTGGCCGAGTTCGCCGAGGAGATCGCCAAGATGGCCACGGCCGACGTCCCCAGCGGACACACCGAATACGTTGGCGGCGCCGACTACTTCAAATAG
- a CDS encoding beta-ketoacyl-ACP reductase → MSAPAGEERQGRSVLVTGGNRGIGLAIAKAFLANGDKVAVTYRSPSELPDGILGVVADVTDAASIDAAFTEVEAAHGPVEVLVANAGITKDTLLLRMSEDDFTSVVDTNLTGAFRVIKRASKGMIRLRKGRVVLISSVVGLYGSPGQINYAASKAGLVGIARSLTRELGSRGITANVVAPGFISTDMTAELPEETQKQYLSSIPANRFASAEEVANVVRWVASDEAAYISGAVIPVDGGLGMGH, encoded by the coding sequence ATGAGTGCACCGGCAGGCGAAGAGCGCCAGGGTCGCAGTGTTTTGGTCACCGGCGGCAACCGCGGCATCGGGCTGGCGATTGCAAAGGCCTTCTTGGCCAACGGGGACAAGGTGGCGGTGACCTACCGCAGCCCTTCGGAGCTGCCTGACGGCATTCTTGGCGTGGTGGCCGATGTCACTGACGCGGCCTCCATCGACGCCGCGTTCACCGAGGTTGAGGCCGCGCATGGTCCGGTGGAGGTGCTGGTGGCCAACGCCGGCATCACGAAGGATACGCTGCTGTTGCGCATGAGCGAGGACGACTTCACTTCCGTGGTGGACACCAACCTCACCGGCGCCTTCCGCGTCATCAAGCGCGCCTCCAAGGGCATGATCCGGCTGCGCAAGGGCCGCGTCGTGCTGATTTCCTCCGTGGTGGGCCTGTACGGCTCGCCCGGACAGATCAACTACGCCGCCTCCAAGGCCGGGCTGGTGGGCATCGCCCGTTCCCTGACCCGCGAGCTGGGTTCGCGCGGCATCACGGCCAACGTGGTGGCACCCGGCTTCATCAGCACCGACATGACGGCGGAACTGCCCGAGGAAACCCAGAAGCAGTACCTGTCCTCGATCCCGGCCAACCGCTTCGCCTCCGCCGAGGAAGTGGCCAACGTGGTCCGCTGGGTTGCCAGCGACGAGGCCGCGTACATCTCCGGCGCAGTCATCCCCGTCGACGGCGGACTGGGCATGGGCCACTAG
- a CDS encoding lipoate--protein ligase family protein has product MAILLHGEYKVHGGKLVVVDTHVADGRLSGVRVSGDFFLEPDEALDAINNALEGLSASLPAEAIAEAVTAALPPDAVLFGFSPQAVAITVRRALTKASSWIDHEWDIIAPTVLPTAVNVALDEVLTEEVGAGRRNPTLRFWDWDEPSVVIGSFQSYRNELDPAGVEKYGIHVVRRISGGGAMFMEAGNCITYSLYLPQTLVDGLNFEDSYKFLDAWVLAALESMGIEAYYVPLNDIATDKGKIGGAAQKRLSNGAMLHHVTMSYDIDADKMVEVLRIGKEKLSDKGTRSAKKRVDPLRRQSGMSREDILARMAETFTARYGARPASLTDEELEEARRRVEGKFGTEEWLHRVP; this is encoded by the coding sequence ATGGCAATTCTTCTGCACGGCGAATACAAGGTCCACGGCGGCAAGCTGGTGGTGGTTGACACCCACGTGGCGGACGGGCGCCTGAGCGGCGTGCGGGTCAGCGGAGACTTCTTCCTGGAACCCGACGAGGCGCTCGACGCCATCAACAACGCACTGGAGGGGCTTTCCGCCAGCCTCCCTGCCGAGGCCATTGCCGAGGCAGTCACCGCGGCGCTGCCGCCGGATGCCGTGCTCTTCGGCTTCTCCCCGCAGGCCGTGGCCATCACGGTCCGCCGCGCCTTGACGAAGGCCTCCAGCTGGATCGACCACGAATGGGACATCATCGCGCCCACGGTCTTGCCGACGGCGGTCAACGTCGCCCTCGATGAGGTGCTGACGGAGGAAGTGGGTGCCGGGCGGCGCAACCCGACGCTCCGGTTTTGGGACTGGGATGAACCGTCCGTGGTGATCGGCAGCTTCCAGTCCTACCGCAACGAGCTGGACCCGGCAGGCGTGGAGAAGTACGGCATCCACGTGGTGCGCCGGATCAGCGGCGGAGGCGCCATGTTCATGGAGGCCGGCAACTGCATCACCTATTCCCTGTACCTGCCCCAGACCCTGGTGGACGGGCTGAATTTTGAAGATTCCTACAAGTTCCTGGACGCCTGGGTGCTCGCGGCGCTCGAGTCCATGGGCATCGAGGCGTATTACGTTCCCCTCAACGACATCGCGACCGACAAGGGGAAAATCGGCGGAGCTGCACAGAAGCGGCTCAGCAACGGCGCCATGCTCCACCACGTCACCATGAGCTACGACATCGATGCCGACAAGATGGTCGAGGTGCTGCGGATCGGCAAGGAAAAGCTGTCCGACAAGGGCACCCGCTCCGCCAAGAAGCGCGTCGACCCGCTGCGGCGCCAAAGCGGCATGAGCCGGGAGGACATCCTGGCACGCATGGCCGAGACCTTCACCGCCCGCTACGGTGCCCGCCCCGCCAGCCTCACCGACGAAGAGCTGGAAGAGGCCCGCCGCCGCGTCGAGGGCAAGTTCGGCACGGAGGAATGGCTGCACCGCGTCCCATGA
- a CDS encoding tellurite resistance/C4-dicarboxylate transporter family protein yields the protein MAAPRPMSLPTSAAATRGRRWPNQPPASFAFVMATGIVSSALLDAGWTRTSWTLLCIAAAGLVVLLVGLVGRLLTHTNDAVADFRNPHKGFGYLTVVAAINVVGIGFHPVAPAATWIMAAMSMPLWLFLAYGVPLSMMLRTEIGETRRPRLLPVDGTWFLWVVSTQSLSMAAASLASGGSSVRLLSDTAVAFWGVGIMLYFTLTTLVMLRLLTGGENLGGIVPTNWIFMGATAITVLAGSMILHLPSEVPVIAVAGATVGGISYLLWAFGLWWVPLLVAFGFWRHVVRREPLRYGTSLWSIVFPLGMFAVATFRFGKENHMPLVAWVGDVTTWVAVAAWLAVALGMLLTFTLWMRRGAPAT from the coding sequence ATGGCTGCACCGCGTCCCATGAGCCTGCCCACCAGCGCCGCAGCGACCCGGGGGAGACGCTGGCCCAACCAGCCGCCGGCCTCGTTCGCCTTTGTCATGGCCACCGGAATCGTCTCCTCCGCCCTGCTCGACGCCGGATGGACCCGCACCTCCTGGACCCTCCTGTGCATTGCCGCGGCAGGGCTGGTGGTGCTGCTGGTTGGCCTGGTGGGCCGGCTGCTCACGCACACCAACGATGCCGTCGCCGACTTTCGCAACCCGCACAAGGGATTCGGCTATCTGACCGTGGTGGCTGCCATCAACGTGGTGGGAATCGGCTTCCACCCCGTGGCGCCCGCCGCCACCTGGATCATGGCTGCCATGAGCATGCCGCTGTGGCTCTTCCTGGCCTACGGGGTTCCGCTGTCCATGATGCTGCGGACTGAGATCGGTGAGACGCGCCGGCCCCGGCTGCTGCCCGTCGATGGCACGTGGTTCCTGTGGGTGGTCTCCACCCAGTCCCTGTCCATGGCTGCCGCCTCGCTGGCCTCCGGGGGCAGCAGCGTGCGGCTGCTCAGCGACACCGCCGTGGCATTCTGGGGTGTGGGCATCATGCTGTACTTCACGCTGACCACCCTGGTGATGCTGCGCCTGCTGACCGGAGGCGAGAACCTGGGCGGGATCGTACCCACCAACTGGATTTTCATGGGTGCAACCGCCATCACGGTGCTGGCCGGTTCCATGATCCTGCACCTGCCGTCCGAGGTCCCCGTCATCGCCGTGGCCGGCGCCACCGTGGGCGGCATCAGCTACCTGCTGTGGGCCTTCGGCCTGTGGTGGGTGCCGCTGCTGGTGGCCTTCGGCTTCTGGCGCCACGTGGTGCGGCGAGAACCGCTGCGCTATGGCACCTCGCTGTGGTCCATCGTGTTCCCCCTGGGCATGTTCGCCGTGGCCACATTCAGGTTCGGCAAGGAAAACCACATGCCCCTGGTTGCATGGGTTGGCGATGTCACCACCTGGGTGGCCGTGGCAGCCTGGCTGGCCGTTGCCCTGGGCATGCTGTTGACGTTCACCCTCTGGATGCGGCGCGGGGCTCCCGCCACCTAA